One part of the Lotus japonicus ecotype B-129 chromosome 2, LjGifu_v1.2 genome encodes these proteins:
- the LOC130741067 gene encoding phosphatidylinositol/phosphatidylcholine transfer protein SFH11 isoform X3, with protein MSSPKVRVEERDIVIARGDGGEEELFSGVERLKKVDSGSVKRRTKSFHPPIETHWHLPLAEGKREGSNFSIKSLLSFSLMKLGRSKSKEMVLQGAHDPKHEEIVESFRTMLSLVDLLPPKHDNYHTLLRFLRMNDFDMEKSKDMFRNYLKWRKEFRVDMLPKEFHFTEYTEVKKCYPHGYHGVDRHGRPVYIERIGLVDLDKLGQVTTHERFIRYHVSEQEKTLRVRFPACSLEAKRHIASTTSILDVNGIGMSNFSKPARYLFMEIQKIDSSYYPEMLWKAVKTFLDARTAAKIQVLGSDYLGVLLQAVDPSNLPTFLGGDCTCSEYGGCLMSDRGPWKNQEFLEMIQAVSSGKETNGQNEHGDEASEDSLMPKNVDMQNENDFSKSLALEERARAMTDSSCRLALQKIDQLEAALRDTKNQKIKTLEDALQETKMALKELAQLKEQPKM; from the exons ATGAGTAGTCCGAAGGTCAGGGTTGAAGAGAGGGACATTGTTATAGCAAGAGGTGATGGTGGAGAAGAAGAGTTATTCAGTGGTGTTGAGAGATTGAAGAAGGTTGATTCTGGAAGTGTGAAGAGGAGGACCAAATCGTTTCATCCTCCAATCGAAACGCATTGGCATCTTCCTTTAGcagaaggaaaaagagaggGTTCTAATTTCTCCATCAAGTCACTGTTGTCTTTTTCGCTCATGAAACTCGGGAGGAGTAAAAGCAAGGAAATGGTTCTACAAGGAGCTCATGATCCGAAGCATGAAGAAATTGTTGAGTCTTTTCGCACAATGCTTTCGCTCGTGGATCTCTTACCACCTAAGCATGACAATTAtcatactcttctaag GTTTCTGCGCATGAATGATTTTGACATGGAAAAGTCCAAAGATATGTTTCGCAATTATCTGAAATGGCGCAAGGAATTTCGAGTAGACATGCTTCCTAAG GAATTCCATTTCACGGAGTACACAGAAGTGAAGAAATGCTATCCTCATGGATACCACGGAGTTGATAGACACGGCAGACCTGTGTATATTGAGAGAATTGGGTTGGTAGATCTTGACAAACTGGGGCAAGTAACCACACATGAAAGGTTTATCAGGTATCATGTGTCAGAACAAGAGAAAACACTAAGAGTAAGATTCCCTGCATGTTCACTGGAGGCTAAAAGGCACATAGCATCCACTACAAGTATATTGGATGTCAACGGAATA GGAATGTCTAATTTCTCAAAGCCTGCAAGGTATCTCTTTATGGAAATTCAGAAGATTGATAGCAGTTACTATCCTGAG ATGCTGTGGAAAGCAGTGAAGACATTTCTAGATGCACGCACAGCAGCAAAAATTCAA GTGTTGGGTTCTGATTATCTCGGTGTGCTGCTTCAGGCTGTCGATCCAAG CAATTTGCCTACTTTTCTTGGTGGTGACTGCACATGTTCTGAATATGGAGGTTGCCTTATGAGCGATCGAGGGCCCTGGAAAAATCAAGAATTTTTAGAAATGATTCAG GCAGTTTCATCGGGCAAAGAGACCAATGGTCAAAATGAACACGGTGATGAGGCTTCAGAAGATTCCTTGATGCCAAAAAAT GTTGACATGCAAAATGAAAATGACTTTAGTAAGAGCCTGGCACTAGAGGAGAGAGCTCGTGCGATGACAGACTCATCATGTAGGTTAGCATTGCAAAAGATTGATCAGCTTGAAGCTGCTCTTAGAGACACAAAAAAT CAGAAAATCAAGACACTTGAAGATGCACTTCAGGAGACCAAGATG GCCTTGAAAGAACTTGCACAGCTTAAAGAACAGCCAAAAATGTGA
- the LOC130741067 gene encoding phosphatidylinositol/phosphatidylcholine transfer protein SFH11 isoform X1, producing the protein MSSPKVRVEERDIVIARGDGGEEELFSGVERLKKVDSGSVKRRTKSFHPPIETHWHLPLAEGKREGSNFSIKSLLSFSLMKLGRSKSKEMVLQGAHDPKHEEIVESFRTMLSLVDLLPPKHDNYHTLLRFLRMNDFDMEKSKDMFRNYLKWRKEFRVDMLPKEFHFTEYTEVKKCYPHGYHGVDRHGRPVYIERIGLVDLDKLGQVTTHERFIRYHVSEQEKTLRVRFPACSLEAKRHIASTTSILDVNGIGMSNFSKPARYLFMEIQKIDSSYYPETLNKLFIINAGSGFKMLWKAVKTFLDARTAAKIQVLGSDYLGVLLQAVDPSNLPTFLGGDCTCSEYGGCLMSDRGPWKNQEFLEMIQAVSSGKETNGQNEHGDEASEDSLMPKNVDMQNENDFSKSLALEERARAMTDSSCRLALQKIDQLEAALRDTKNQKIKTLEDALQETKMALKELAQLKEQPKM; encoded by the exons ATGAGTAGTCCGAAGGTCAGGGTTGAAGAGAGGGACATTGTTATAGCAAGAGGTGATGGTGGAGAAGAAGAGTTATTCAGTGGTGTTGAGAGATTGAAGAAGGTTGATTCTGGAAGTGTGAAGAGGAGGACCAAATCGTTTCATCCTCCAATCGAAACGCATTGGCATCTTCCTTTAGcagaaggaaaaagagaggGTTCTAATTTCTCCATCAAGTCACTGTTGTCTTTTTCGCTCATGAAACTCGGGAGGAGTAAAAGCAAGGAAATGGTTCTACAAGGAGCTCATGATCCGAAGCATGAAGAAATTGTTGAGTCTTTTCGCACAATGCTTTCGCTCGTGGATCTCTTACCACCTAAGCATGACAATTAtcatactcttctaag GTTTCTGCGCATGAATGATTTTGACATGGAAAAGTCCAAAGATATGTTTCGCAATTATCTGAAATGGCGCAAGGAATTTCGAGTAGACATGCTTCCTAAG GAATTCCATTTCACGGAGTACACAGAAGTGAAGAAATGCTATCCTCATGGATACCACGGAGTTGATAGACACGGCAGACCTGTGTATATTGAGAGAATTGGGTTGGTAGATCTTGACAAACTGGGGCAAGTAACCACACATGAAAGGTTTATCAGGTATCATGTGTCAGAACAAGAGAAAACACTAAGAGTAAGATTCCCTGCATGTTCACTGGAGGCTAAAAGGCACATAGCATCCACTACAAGTATATTGGATGTCAACGGAATA GGAATGTCTAATTTCTCAAAGCCTGCAAGGTATCTCTTTATGGAAATTCAGAAGATTGATAGCAGTTACTATCCTGAG ACTCTAAATAAGCTCTTTATTATTAATGCTGGATCGGGGTTTAAGATGCTGTGGAAAGCAGTGAAGACATTTCTAGATGCACGCACAGCAGCAAAAATTCAA GTGTTGGGTTCTGATTATCTCGGTGTGCTGCTTCAGGCTGTCGATCCAAG CAATTTGCCTACTTTTCTTGGTGGTGACTGCACATGTTCTGAATATGGAGGTTGCCTTATGAGCGATCGAGGGCCCTGGAAAAATCAAGAATTTTTAGAAATGATTCAG GCAGTTTCATCGGGCAAAGAGACCAATGGTCAAAATGAACACGGTGATGAGGCTTCAGAAGATTCCTTGATGCCAAAAAAT GTTGACATGCAAAATGAAAATGACTTTAGTAAGAGCCTGGCACTAGAGGAGAGAGCTCGTGCGATGACAGACTCATCATGTAGGTTAGCATTGCAAAAGATTGATCAGCTTGAAGCTGCTCTTAGAGACACAAAAAAT CAGAAAATCAAGACACTTGAAGATGCACTTCAGGAGACCAAGATG GCCTTGAAAGAACTTGCACAGCTTAAAGAACAGCCAAAAATGTGA
- the LOC130741067 gene encoding phosphatidylinositol/phosphatidylcholine transfer protein SFH11 isoform X2, with protein MSSPKVRVEERDIVIARGDGGEEELFSGVERLKKVDSGSVKRRTKSFHPPIETHWHLPLAEGKREGSNFSIKSLLSFSLMKLGRSKSKEMVLQGAHDPKHEEIVESFRTMLSLVDLLPPKHDNYHTLLRFLRMNDFDMEKSKDMFRNYLKWRKEFRVDMLPKEFHFTEYTEVKKCYPHGYHGVDRHGRPVYIERIGLVDLDKLGQVTTHERFIRYHVSEQEKTLRVRFPACSLEAKRHIASTTSILDVNGIGMSNFSKPARYLFMEIQKIDSSYYPETLNKLFIINAGSGFKMLWKAVKTFLDARTAAKIQVLGSDYLGVLLQAVDPSNLPTFLGGDCTCSEYGGCLMSDRGPWKNQEFLEMIQAVSSGKETNGQNEHGDEASEDSLMPKNVDMQNENDFSKSLALEERARAMTDSSCRLALQKIDQLEAALRDTKNKIKTLEDALQETKMALKELAQLKEQPKM; from the exons ATGAGTAGTCCGAAGGTCAGGGTTGAAGAGAGGGACATTGTTATAGCAAGAGGTGATGGTGGAGAAGAAGAGTTATTCAGTGGTGTTGAGAGATTGAAGAAGGTTGATTCTGGAAGTGTGAAGAGGAGGACCAAATCGTTTCATCCTCCAATCGAAACGCATTGGCATCTTCCTTTAGcagaaggaaaaagagaggGTTCTAATTTCTCCATCAAGTCACTGTTGTCTTTTTCGCTCATGAAACTCGGGAGGAGTAAAAGCAAGGAAATGGTTCTACAAGGAGCTCATGATCCGAAGCATGAAGAAATTGTTGAGTCTTTTCGCACAATGCTTTCGCTCGTGGATCTCTTACCACCTAAGCATGACAATTAtcatactcttctaag GTTTCTGCGCATGAATGATTTTGACATGGAAAAGTCCAAAGATATGTTTCGCAATTATCTGAAATGGCGCAAGGAATTTCGAGTAGACATGCTTCCTAAG GAATTCCATTTCACGGAGTACACAGAAGTGAAGAAATGCTATCCTCATGGATACCACGGAGTTGATAGACACGGCAGACCTGTGTATATTGAGAGAATTGGGTTGGTAGATCTTGACAAACTGGGGCAAGTAACCACACATGAAAGGTTTATCAGGTATCATGTGTCAGAACAAGAGAAAACACTAAGAGTAAGATTCCCTGCATGTTCACTGGAGGCTAAAAGGCACATAGCATCCACTACAAGTATATTGGATGTCAACGGAATA GGAATGTCTAATTTCTCAAAGCCTGCAAGGTATCTCTTTATGGAAATTCAGAAGATTGATAGCAGTTACTATCCTGAG ACTCTAAATAAGCTCTTTATTATTAATGCTGGATCGGGGTTTAAGATGCTGTGGAAAGCAGTGAAGACATTTCTAGATGCACGCACAGCAGCAAAAATTCAA GTGTTGGGTTCTGATTATCTCGGTGTGCTGCTTCAGGCTGTCGATCCAAG CAATTTGCCTACTTTTCTTGGTGGTGACTGCACATGTTCTGAATATGGAGGTTGCCTTATGAGCGATCGAGGGCCCTGGAAAAATCAAGAATTTTTAGAAATGATTCAG GCAGTTTCATCGGGCAAAGAGACCAATGGTCAAAATGAACACGGTGATGAGGCTTCAGAAGATTCCTTGATGCCAAAAAAT GTTGACATGCAAAATGAAAATGACTTTAGTAAGAGCCTGGCACTAGAGGAGAGAGCTCGTGCGATGACAGACTCATCATGTAGGTTAGCATTGCAAAAGATTGATCAGCTTGAAGCTGCTCTTAGAGACACAAAAAAT AAAATCAAGACACTTGAAGATGCACTTCAGGAGACCAAGATG GCCTTGAAAGAACTTGCACAGCTTAAAGAACAGCCAAAAATGTGA
- the LOC130737297 gene encoding uncharacterized protein LOC130737297, giving the protein MSTGYLLRIDPLELKFTFQLKKQISCSLQLTNKTDEYVAFKVKTTNPKKYCVRPNTGVVLPRSTCDVIVTMQAQKEAPPDMQCKDKFLLQCVKVNDGVSPKDITAEMFNKESGHVVEESKLRVVYVSPPQPPSPVAEGSEEGSSPRGSVSENGNVNVSDSATIARGFTERHEATDKSAEAKALITRLTEEKSNAIQQTNKLRQELDLLRRESNKNRGGVSMLIVILVGLLGIVMGYLMKKTRKPETLSTLNLSKSTSIDSHLTAHRSEMSTGELLHIEPHELKYIFQLKKQISSSLQLSNQTDEYVAFKVKTTNPTKYCVRPNTGVVLPRSTCDVTVTMQAQKEAPPDMQCKDKFLILSVKVDDGVTPKDITSEMFNKESGHIVEECKLSVVYVAPPQPPSPVAEGSEEGSSPSSSDSVEKGIELIIPLINLVASGFTELLEASEKSAEFDEESGHIVTPPQPPSPVAEGSEEGSSPRGSVSENGNVNGSDSYAKSMSSNSTEEAFNDDTFEGLQLTSGDFMYLGSTNQARNILLKALQDDRYHSIGLFGKRGSGKTALVKAEIPEYENIFHLVVYVTVSEQADIAKLQNQIAHQLNLKLKAVKSKHRRASAIESALLKSVGKVLVIFDDVSTNFGPQDIEDIGIPDPSKQLKILLITHDKKYCNMIRCNPWIPLYPLSDEDAWKLLQQYSSIDNDSPSDLINVAREVAFLCMGLPRVIEDVVSSLHKKDTKHWKETLDCLNHSTASHQIFISFRGKDTRDDFTASLFDALVQGGFKVFKDDEELRSGDQVSEALIKAIEQSRCSIVVLSENYAESSWCLDELVRILKCRKKMKQLVLPIFYKVDPSNVRYLKGSFGEAMTKKKERFKEDRIQEWTSALFEVSDLSGRGYKTGSQIVFIKAIVQYVRENAHRLHIV; this is encoded by the exons ATGAGCACTGGCTACCTTCTCCGCATTGATCCTCTCGAACTCAAGTTCACCT TTCAGCTGAAGAAGCAGATCTCATGCTCTCTTCAATTAACAAATAAGACTGATGAATATGTTGCTTTCAAG GTGAAAACGACAAATCCTAAGAAGTATTGTGTTCGTCCAAACACTGGGGTTGTCTTGCCGCGTTCTACATGTGATGTTATAG TTACCATGCAAGCGCAGAAGGAAGCTCCGCCAGATATGCAATGCAAGGATAAGTTTCTTCTTCAATGCGTAAAAGTAAATGATGGGGTCTCCCCAAAGGACATCACTGCAGAAATG TTCAACAAGGAATCAGGGCACGTGGTTGAAGAATCCAAATTGAGAGTGGTGTATGTCTCTCCACCTCAACCTCCGTCTCCAGTTGCGGAAGGTTCTGAGGAAGGCTCATCGCCCAGAGGTTCTGTTTCTGAAAACGGAAATGTCAATGTCTCAGACTCAGCAACA ATTGCCAGAGGATTTACTGAAAGACATGAGGCTACAGATAAATCTGCAGAG GCAAAAGCTCTTATCACGAGGCTGACTGAAGAAAAGAGTAATGCAATTCAACAAACTAACAAGCTTCGACAGGAATTG GACCTGCTGAGACGTGAGAGCAACAAAAATCGTGGGGGTGTCTCAATGCTCATTGTCATATTAGTTGGTTTACTTGGCATAGTTATGGGGTATCTGATGAAGAAGACC AGGAAACCGGAGACCTTATCCACATTGAACCTCTCGAAGTCAACTTCCATCGATTCTCATCTCACTGCGCATCGATCAGAGATGAGCACCGGCGAACTTCTCCACATTGAACCTCACGAACTCAAGTATATCT TTCAGCTGAAGAAGCAGATCTCAAGTTCTCTTCAATTATCAAATCAGACTGATGAATATGTAGCTTTCAAG GTGAAAACGACAAATCCCACGAAGTATTGTGTCCGTCCAAACACTGGGGTCGTTTTGCCACGTTCTACATGTGATGTTACAG TCACCATGCAAGCGCAGAAGGAAGCTCCACCTGATATGCAATGCAAGGATAAGTTTCTTATTCTAAGCGTAAAAGTAGATGATGGAGTCACCCCAAAGGATATCACTTCAGAAATG TTCAACAAGGAATCAGGGCACATTGTTGAAGAATGCAAATTGAGCGTGGTGTATGTTGCTCCACCCCAACCTCCGTCTCCAGTTGCCGAAGGTTCTGAGGAAGGCTCATCGCCCAGTAGTTCTGATTCTGTAGAGAAGGGAATTGAATTGATAATTCCTTTGATTAATTTG GTAGCGAGTGGATTTACTGAACTACTTGAGGCTTCAGAAAAATCTGCAGAG TTCGACGAGGAATCAGGGCACATTGTTACTCCACCTCAACCTCCTTCTCCAGTTGCGGAAGGTTCTGAGGAAGGGTCATCGCCTAGAGGTTCTGTTTCTGAAAACGGAAATGTCAATGGTTCTGACTCTTATGCAAAGTCTATGTCTTCCAACTCTACGGAAGAAGCATTTAATGATGATACTTTTGAAGGTTTACAACTAACTTCAGGAGACTTTATGTATTTGGGCTCTACAAATCAAGCTAGAAATATTCTTTTGAAGGCACTGCAAGATGATAGATACCATTCAATTGGATTATTTGGAAAGAGAGGCTCTGGTAAAACAGCACTGGTGAAAGCTGAGATACCTGagtatgaaaatatttttcacttagttgtgtaTGTTACTGTGTCAGAACAAGCAGATATTGCGAAACTTCAGAATCAAATCGCTCACCAATTGAATCTAAAACTTAAGGCAGTTAAAAGTAAACACAGAAGAGCATCAGCAATAGAGTCAGCATTATTGAAAAGTGTGGGTAAAGTTCTTGTCATCTTTGATGATGTTTCGACAAACTTTGGTCCTCAAGATATTGAAGATATTGGCATTCCTGATCCTAGTAAACAACTCAAGATCCTTTTGATCACACATGACAAAAAGTACTGCAACATGATCAGATGTAATCCTTGGATTCCTCTGTACCCCTTATCTGATGAGGATGCTTGGAAGTTGCTCCAACAATATTCAAGCATAGACAATGACTCCCCATCCGACCTGATCAATGTGGCACGTGAAGTTGCATTTCTATGTATGGGGTTACCTCGTGTAATTGAAGATGTTGTGTCTTCCTTACATAAAAAGGACACTAAGCACTGGAAAGAAACATTAGACTGTCTAAATCATTCAACAGCCTCCCACCAAATTTTCATCAGCTTTAGAGGAAAAGACACCCGTGATGATTTCACTGCTTCTCTTTTTGATGCTTTAGTCCAAGGAGGATTCAAGGTCTTCAAAGATGATGAGGAACTGCGGAGCGGGGACCAAGTTTCAGAAGCTCTAATAAAAGCAATTGAACAATCAAGGTGCTCAATCGTTGTCTTATCAGAAAACTATGCTGAATCTTCATGGTGTCTTGACGAATTAGTTAGGATTCTTAAGTGTAGGAAAAAGATGAAACAACTGGTTTTGCCAATCTTCTACAAAGTGGATCCCTCAAACGTTAGATATCTGAAAGGAAGTTTTGGGGAAGCCATgacgaagaagaaagaaaggttTAAAGAGGATAGGATACAAGAGTGGACTTCAGCTTTGTTCGAAGTTTCCGACTTGTCTGGGAGGGGCTACAAGACTGG GTCCCAAATTGTGTTTATCAAAGCTATCGTACAATATGTCCGAGAGAATGCACATCGTTTGCATATTGTATAA
- the LOC130741069 gene encoding uncharacterized protein LOC130741069, whose amino-acid sequence MCRGCAHSGRQNHTVETCFLKHGYPSNFPNGYKPKKAYITTSGGDSHSSSDQDEPPSSSLELTREQLQGLLALLPQSKPTAVSQAPNLKPIAASNLVSSHNVIANNIDMVNSQWIMDSGQDHFEDDWES is encoded by the exons ATGTGCAGAGGTTGTGCACACAGTGGAAGGCAGAATCACACTGTTGAAACATGCTTCCTTAAGCATGGCTATCCTTCCAACTTTCCAAATGGTTATAAGCCAAAGAAGGCTTACATTACAACTTCAGGAGGTGATTCACATTCTTCTTCAGATCAAGATGAACCTCCTTCTTCAAGTCTTGAGCTGACAAGAGAGCAACTTCAAGGTTTACTGGCATTACTTCCTCAATCTAAGCCCACTGCAGTTTCACAAGCCCCCAACCTTAAGCCTATTGCTGCTTCCAACCTTGTCAGTAGTCACAATGTTATTGCTAATAACATAGATATGGTCAATTCTCAATGGATCATGGATTCAG GACAAGACCACTTTGAAGATGATTGGGAGAGCTGA
- the LOC130741068 gene encoding vesicle-associated protein 1-2-like, whose amino-acid sequence MSTGDLLHIDPLELKFIFELKKQISCSLQLSNQTDEYVAFKVKTTNPKKYCVRPNTGVVLPRSTCDVTVTMQAQKEAPPDMQCKDKFLLQSVKVEDGVTAKDITAEMFNKEAGHIVEECKLRVVYVAPPQPPSPVAEGSEEGSSPRGSVSENGNVNGSDSATGTRGFTERASDKSAEAKALIARLTEEKNNAIQQNNKLSQELDMLRRESNKSRGGISMLIVILIGLLGIIMGYIMKKA is encoded by the exons ATGAGCACCGGCGACCTCCTCCACATTGATCCTCTTGAACTCAAGTTCATCT TTGAATTGAAGAAGCAGATCTCATGTTCTCTTCAATTATCAAATCAGACCGATGAATATGTAGCTTTCAAG GTGAAAACGACAAATCCCAAGAAGTATTGTGTCCGTCCAAACACTGGGGTCGTTTTGCCACGTTCTACATGTGATGTTACAG TCACCATGCAAGCGCAGAAGGAAGCTCCACCTGATATGCAATGCAAGGATAAGTTTCTTCTTCAAAGCGTCAAAGTAGAGGATGGAGTCACCGCAAAGGATATCACTGCAGAAATG TTCAACAAGGAAGCAGGGCACATTGTTGAAGAATGCAAATTAAGAGTGGTGTATGTTGCTCCACCTCAACCTCCGTCTCCGGTTGCGGAAGGTTCCGAGGAAGGCTCATCGCCTAGAGGTTCTGTTTCTGAGAACGGAAATGTCAATGGTTCTGACTCTGCAACT GGAACAAGAGGATTTACTGAACGGGCTTCAGACAAATCTGCAGAG GCAAAAGCTCTTATAGCAAGGTTGACTGAAGAAAAGAATAATGCAATTCAACAAAATAACAAGCTTTCTCAGGAACTG GACATGCTGAGACGTGAAAGCAACAAAAGTCGTGGGGGTATCTCGATGCTTATTGTCATATTAATTGGTTTGCTCGGCATAATTATGGGGTATATCATGAAGAAGGCCTAA